The sequence TATTACTGCAGAGGTATCATCGGGAGAAAGAAATGAAGACCATCATGTTGCTGACCGTTTCCAATGTGTTCATGACCTTTGCCTGGTACGGACATCTGCGATACAAGAACTCCGCCCTGTGGAAGGTGATACTTGTGAGCTGGCTCATCGCCTTTGCCGAATATTGCTTCCAGGTCCCCGCGAACCGTCTCGGTCACTACCAGTTCTCCGCGGCACAGTTGAAGATAATGCAG is a genomic window of Syntrophorhabdus sp. containing:
- a CDS encoding DMT family protein — translated: MKTIMLLTVSNVFMTFAWYGHLRYKNSALWKVILVSWLIAFAEYCFQVPANRLGHYQFSAAQLKIMQEVITLVVFAVFSLLYLKEEFRWNYLIAFALMAGAVFFMFR